Below is a genomic region from Desulfovibrio intestinalis.
CTTTGGCAATATATATTTTCAAAGTTCAAAACATGATGGCTGCGTCGTTTAACAGCGCAAATAAACAGCGCTTACGTCTCCACGGCGGGCGTCTGCTCGCCAGCCGTTTGAGCACTTCAACTTTGAAACGCTTTAAACTTTGAATCCCTTGCGAAGCTCCCAGGCTTGCCGCCAGTTCTTGATAAGCAGCACAACCGCCAGTACCAGATATACCTTGGCATAGAACAAATGCAGACGCAGGGGATCGTGGGGCAGGCCCAGCATGGTTTCCAGCTGCACGTCATACAAGGGAGAAAGCAACTGCAAGCTGAAGAGCAGAAGCAGCCATATAGCCTCACGCACATGCAGGCGCAAGTCCAGCAGCAAAGCTACGGCAAAAAGAGACTGCCCGGCTGTGAGTAATATTTCCTGAAACTGGTGTGTGTCAAGGTTTATGGGAGGCGTAAGCCCACCGGAAGACACCGCGTAAACCCCAGGTATCATGCCAACCAGCAGTGTCCATTGATTAAGTTTGGAAGAAAGTAAACATCCAAGAGCCAATCCGGCATTGCCCCGTGAAGCGAACATGAGGGCCACGATGAACTCAGGAGCTTCCGAGGCCAGGGGGGCGATCCACTGTACCAGTAAAAACTCGTTGATATTCAGCATCTTGCCGCTGGCAACCAGGCCTTCGCTGAAAGATTCGGCATTGCCCAATATTACCAGGGCAGAAAAAACAAAAATAGCGCCTACGCTGCGCAGGCGAATTTTTTTGGCCAGCTTGGCAAGAGTGGCGGCTGGCCCTTCAAGTTCTTCCTCTTCAACGGGGCGGCGCATGATGATGAGTATGTACCAGACGTAAATGCCCAAAAGCACCAGACCGTCTACCCATGTGAGGGAACCTTTGAGGGGAATGAACAGCGCGTAGATTGTTGCAATTGCCAGAAACAGCACGTCCGTCCGTTTGTCGCTGTTCAGGGTGACGGCGGAGTGGAAGCGTCCGGCGAAGATAAGCACAATTGCCGACCAGCCCACGCCGATAAGGAGCCTGTTGGCTCCGGTCATGTTGGCGATGGCATAGTGTGAATAGGGGCTGTCTGGCTGCTGGCCGGCCATCCAGGTAAAGTACATATCCACTGCGTATTCGGGCAGCACAGCAATAAAGGCGACCACTGCCACAGCTACCGCTTGTGGCATGTCCATCTGCGCCACTTCACAGGCCCAGGTGAGCAGAAACGACGCTCCCAGGATGGCCATCCCGGCAAGTGCCGTTACAAGCAGAGGAGAGATGTCAGATGGAGCAAGGTGAAGCGCCAGACCGGGAATGGTCATAAGCACAGCCAGAATATAAGGCCGCAAGGCACGAATGGTCATGTTGTCTCCTTAAAAATAAAAAAAGACCTTGGCGTTGACGCCAAGGTCTCACTAATCGGCGGAACCGACGACGGCACCAGGCCTAAGCCATGCTGTTGATGCCGCCCGGGTTTCAAGAACCCAGTTACTCCCCTTGTGCCGTCAAGGTATAGTCCACCGCAGGGGATGTCAACCGTATGGGCTATGCGAACAGGAATAATAGCTGGTAGTCATTGAGGCAGAATAATTTGTTCTCGGGCCGGGGCGGCACGGCATGAAATTCTTTGTTATATCAGGAAGAACAAGCCAGTTTCACGAGGGGCGTTTTTAGGCTACGCGACAGAATAAAGGGTGATGTGCGCCTAGGGGCTGTCTCTAAATAATCCTTTTGTCCAACTGGCTGTGTCAGAAGGCCTTTTTTTACTCCGGTCATGTACCGTAAGAGTGCATTTCTTTCATAAAAAAGGCCTTTTTTCTTGCCCTTGGCGCAAAGTCATTTATTGGGGAACAGCCCCTAGAGCATTTTAACTTTGGAGAAATTTAAATGTTCTAACGCTGCATTCTTGTGCAGCGCGACGCAATACGGCGTGGATTTCGCAGAAAATCGTATTTTTTGCAGAATGACAACTTTGAAATGCCGTACATTTCAAAGTTAGTCTGCTCCAGAGATAACTGGAAAAGCGCTTGTGGCGGCACTACGCGGGAAGCATTTGTGCGTGCGGTATTCGAGCTTGAAGGGCTATGTTGCGCCTGGCTGCACAGGTGGCTCTTGCCAGCGTTCGGGCCTGTGGATAGTATATACTGAATTTTTCGCACTGCAGATGAGCCTACCAGGAGAATCTTTGTGAATATTACGTGTCCGCGTTGCGGCTTCAGCCGCCAAGTGCCCGCCAACCGCCTGCCTGCGCGTGCGGTTATCGCCACCTGCCCCCAATGCTCCTGCCGTTTCCGCTTCGCGCCAGATACTGGCGTGCAGGAAGTTCTGCCGGATGCGCCTCAGGCCGGGGATCGGGATACGGCACAGGGCCAGGCCGCGGGCCCTGCTTCTCAAGACTATACGAATGCCGACGACTCTCGGGACTCCACAGCAGAGGTTTCGCGCGATCCGGGTGAGGACGATCCCCTGCCTCCCGGTGCAATTGTGCCCGGCAGCCCTACATGGTCGCGTGACAAGGCTGCGCAAGAAGATGCCCCGCAGCACGAAAAAGAAAGCCGCGATCGGGATACGGGCAATGCCCGGCCTAGTGTTCAGGAGAAATGGCGCAGCTCTGACAGGGCCGGAATTGAAAACCCTGATGATTCCGATGAAGACCCGCGTGTAGAAGCCAGCCGCGCCTATGAGCGTGAGAAAAACCGTCGTTACGAAGACGATGACCATTCGTATGATCGCAAGCGCCGTGCCGCAGATGCGGATGACCGCAACAGCGATGACCATCACGACGATGACGAGCATTATGACGAACATGCCGAGGGGGCTATTCCCTGGGAAACAGCCCCGGAGCCGGACGGCTGGCTTGCGGCCTTTTACCATACCTGCATGCGCGTCATGTTTGGGGCACAACGTGTTTTCAGCCAGGTGCAGCCCGACGGCTCACAAATGCGTGCCCTGATTTTCTACCTGCTGGTGAGTGTAGTTCAGGTCATTGTTGAGCGCATATGGTCTGGGGTGTTCATGTCCCTCATCGCGCCCAGTGCGGCTTCTGACCCGCAACTGGAAAAAATGCTCATTATGCTTTCGCCGCAAATGAGCCTGCCAATGATCCTGCTGATCAAAACGGGCATGTCCGTTATTCAGCTTTATGTGCTCAGCGCGCTTATCAACTTTACCTATGGCTTTGTGCGTGGCAGCCGTACTGATTTCGGTCAGGTTTTTCAGGTGCTGGCCTATTCCGCTGCGCCCACCCTGCTGTGCGTGGTGCCCTTGCTGGGTTCGCTGGTGGGCTTTGTCTGGATGGTGGCTTGTGTGCTGATAGGCTGCCGTGCGGCGCTCAGGCTTACCTGGCCACAGACCCTTATGGGACTGGCCCCGGTGATTCTGTTGATTGCGCCTCTGGTTCTCCAGATTTTTCAGGCTGCGAGCATGTAACAGTGAGCTGACACCTGCGTTCGTTCCGCATGAACGTGTCATAGCCGTTCCAGCAACCCGCAGGGGTATGGAACGGCTATTTTGCGCTCTGGCACGTTTTTAGCAAATGCCAATATACTGGCACTGTTCCGATACACACCGGATTCTTGGCGATATTTGTACTACACA
It encodes:
- a CDS encoding sodium:calcium antiporter; the protein is MTIRALRPYILAVLMTIPGLALHLAPSDISPLLVTALAGMAILGASFLLTWACEVAQMDMPQAVAVAVVAFIAVLPEYAVDMYFTWMAGQQPDSPYSHYAIANMTGANRLLIGVGWSAIVLIFAGRFHSAVTLNSDKRTDVLFLAIATIYALFIPLKGSLTWVDGLVLLGIYVWYILIIMRRPVEEEELEGPAATLAKLAKKIRLRSVGAIFVFSALVILGNAESFSEGLVASGKMLNINEFLLVQWIAPLASEAPEFIVALMFASRGNAGLALGCLLSSKLNQWTLLVGMIPGVYAVSSGGLTPPINLDTHQFQEILLTAGQSLFAVALLLDLRLHVREAIWLLLLFSLQLLSPLYDVQLETMLGLPHDPLRLHLFYAKVYLVLAVVLLIKNWRQAWELRKGFKV
- a CDS encoding YIP1 family protein encodes the protein MNITCPRCGFSRQVPANRLPARAVIATCPQCSCRFRFAPDTGVQEVLPDAPQAGDRDTAQGQAAGPASQDYTNADDSRDSTAEVSRDPGEDDPLPPGAIVPGSPTWSRDKAAQEDAPQHEKESRDRDTGNARPSVQEKWRSSDRAGIENPDDSDEDPRVEASRAYEREKNRRYEDDDHSYDRKRRAADADDRNSDDHHDDDEHYDEHAEGAIPWETAPEPDGWLAAFYHTCMRVMFGAQRVFSQVQPDGSQMRALIFYLLVSVVQVIVERIWSGVFMSLIAPSAASDPQLEKMLIMLSPQMSLPMILLIKTGMSVIQLYVLSALINFTYGFVRGSRTDFGQVFQVLAYSAAPTLLCVVPLLGSLVGFVWMVACVLIGCRAALRLTWPQTLMGLAPVILLIAPLVLQIFQAASM